The following nucleotide sequence is from Stegostoma tigrinum isolate sSteTig4 unplaced genomic scaffold, sSteTig4.hap1 scaffold_290, whole genome shotgun sequence.
agtcacccagtctatactTCATTTCTTCAATGCAgatggagaccacattgtgagcagtgattaCAGTAGACTACATTGAGTGAAGTGTTTTACCtagaaggtgtgtttgggcccttggataatgaggagggaggaggtaaatggggagGTGTTATACCTTTTGCGGTTGCAGGAGGAGGTGCAGTGAGGCTGTGGGGTGGAGTGCTGGGAGTGAAGAAAGactggaccagggtgtcccagaggaaatGGTTCCAGCAGAAGGTGGATAAGGGAGGGTAGAGGAATATGGGTCTGGTGGaagcatcttgctggaggttgTGGAAATGGAGGATAATGATCTACTAGATGTGAAcattggtgggatggtaggtaagaacAAGGGGGAACCTATCACTCTTGCGGGATAGAAGAGCAGGGATGAGGGACGAAGTGTGGGAGATAGGTCAGACCCAGGTACAGGCCCTGAAAACAACAAGGAAGATGAACATTTCAAAGGTtgccttgttgaagttggcatcattggAACAAACCAATGgaaatggaggaactgggagaatggattacagtctttacaggaagcagggtgtgaggatgtacagtcatgataactgtgggagtcactggGTTTGTGGTGAATATTAGTGGCGagtctatcctcagaaatggaaacagatatcgaggaagggaagggaggaatcagagatgggccaggtgaaggtgagaattggaagtgaaattgataaagaCTTTTGACCAGATTGCAGCCACTTTCTGCAGAAAAGACTGTCTCCTGAACCAGCAATTCAAGCAGAACGGCATTGAATTTGAATACCTTGATGATAACTCCAGCATGTgagtaagtgagagagagagaaagagagagagagagaaagaaaaaatcaaGGAGTAACCATGAAAATGTGGGAGTGAACAATGGAATAAGGGGCAAAAATGCACTTGGAATGGTCTAAACCAGGCCTCACTCTTCACTTTAAATGGACACTTTAGTAGCTGTTATGGCTCACTGCTGCCAAATTCAAAATTgttttatgtcttttttaaaaaaaaatcttatgtTCGTACGTTAAGGAACAAAGGAAGTATCAGAATGaaaaggagggagtgagagaatgagacGGAGTGAGTAAGAGGGATTCCAGCAATTGGGTTCCATCTGTCCGatctaaataaaacaaagaaaaagtcaGTCACATTAAACATGGTCAGCTGCCATTCTTTTCTGTCTGTGGGACAGCAGAATCTGGGCTTTGTGTTGTCAGTGATTCGTCTCAAAGGAAATTCACTTCTCGGGCTTTGCACCCGCTTGTCAGCCGCAGCTAAGCTACCCTCCTGAACCAGGCCACTTTCCCTTCTAGTCAACGGGGAAAGGAAGGCCAGAGGCTGCAAGTTACCAGCGAAAAAGGACTGTGTTGTCGTAGGAGTCAGCATGGGAAGGGAGGGGTCTGAGAAAGATGTAGTGATAGGGAGGGTAGTGAAGGGTGGAGAGAGTTAAACTGATGGGGAGGGATGAACTGGAGCACGTTACAAGAATTGGGAGGGTGTATGCGttgagggggttacagagatacgcACGGTGTACAGGCGAAGGAAGGCTACAAGTATAGGGAGGATGTATGGGTTccaggggttacagggataagaggCGTGTATGAGCTAGAGGAGGTTACAGGTATAGGGAGGATGTATGGgttggagagggttacagaggtagggaagGGCATACGGACTGAAGGAATATACAGACATGGTGAAGGGTGTAGGGGCTGtaagagtttagagagatagaGAAGCATGTAGGGTACTGGTAGATTACAGTGATTGAGAGAGTTGGGAGATTgttatagagacacagagatCTGGAGAGGCTGGAAGTGTGTGCTGCGATATGGAGGGGTGATAGCCGCTGTAAGTTCCTGAGTTCGGGTGAACAGAGATGGGAATGCCTCCAAAAGTAGAAAAATATTTATCCCCATGATGTAACTTAAAACTGTTACATTGGCATTCAACACTCTGTTGTTTGCGAGAGTTTGATGTGCTCCAAATGCCTGCTTGTTTCTACATTAACACAGAGCTGACCCACTAGCTGTTTGGCATTGAGCTAAAGCACTGGTGAATGGAAAGAAATGCAGAGCAGGTTTGGCAGGCTTGTGGAGCACAAAACAAAGCCatttttcaagataacaaaagtgtggagctggatgaacacagcaggccaggcaacatctcaggagcacaaaagtcgacgtttcgggcctagaccttttcgaagtttttttttaacagacagTACATTCAGCTAGTCCTCTCTATTGCACACACCCCCGCCCCGATCCACGGAACCATCAATATAAAGGATGAAGATTCTGGTGATAAGCTTATTTTTTAGCTACAATTCACCTTGCCAGAGAAGGGATTCAGGGCAGTGGTCATGCATCAGAAGACCCAACTGCAACAGAGCATAATGTGtctgaaatgttttattttagaaaaaagaCAATAATTAAAATGGAGTTAGATCACTGAGTTTGGTTGATCTGCTCTGCAACTTAAACCCATGAAGGAACAACAGCAGCTCAGCTGTAAATGTAAGTTCATTAACTTAGTCATGTGGAAAGCATTGGTACCTTTGCCAACTTCAGGTCTTTTCCATTGAgattttctcctcatctgtttctATAGTTCCTGTAAATTGGGCACAAGCAGCTTAATTACCTATCAGGGGAGTTGCTGCTGCAGTATATAGCCTATCTCAAATCCAAAGTTGTGGTGGGAAGTTCACAGAGCTTGACACGGCTGgacattgtgattttttttttgagcaTGTATGAGTATTTTGTTGACTATGTCTACGCTTTTTATTACCCTGTCCTGGCAGCTATTGGTGTTCCGGGTAAGTGTTGATTGGAAATGGTTCAAGACatagctaatgtttcaagtccgggaACCCACTTCTTCCAACTCCTGTCGAGTTTCTCCAGTTTGTCTGTTTCTGGCTTCAGCTCTCCAGCATGGCAgtgtttctgcttttattttggagCTCGTTCTGTATTATTTAATAGTTGTTACATTTGTTGGTGAAAAACGTCATGTTGTGTTGAAGCTTTTCATATTGCACTCGCCAGGACCATCCGAAAGAATGCCAATTGAGGGCAAAACCAATACATGTAGTTCATAACTGCATGCcgtataaatgttggtttcccccttgaattggtattcttgccaAAGGGCCCGATGACAAGACAAAAACCTTCAAaaagctgttctttttttccagCAGGACATAGATACAGTGTCATGACAATTGAAAtattaaacttttaaaattctaacagggtgaGGCATAGTAAACATAGAAAGGATTTTGCTGATGACCAGGCTGCCCAGGACCAAGCATATCAGTCTCACAGTATAGGATTTTGATGAAAAGAAATctattcacccagagagtggtccACCCATtcaattttctgccacagaaagcgttTGAGCCCAAAACATAGGACGCCTCAAAGAAGGAGTTGTACATAGTTCTTACAGTgcgagggatatggggaaaaagcaggagcagacgactgagttggatgatcagccatgatgatattgaaCAATGAGCAGACTTTAAGAGCTGAATATCCTGCAGCTGCTCCTATTTCAATGTTTATAAATTGAACATGTAATTCCTCTATTCAAGAAATTGAGGGTACAGAAATCTGGTAATGAAAGGCTGTCTAACACTTGTCATTGCACAAACGGTCAAATCTGTTATGAAGTAGCTTTGGTAGGGAagttttgaaaattttaaatgaCTGAGGAAGAGTTAatctggttttgtgaaagggagaaAGTGTTTAACGCATTTATCAGAGTTCTGTGTATATGCTGCCCTTGCCCTGCTGAATAGATATGGTTGTGGAAATCTTTGGTGAATATTTGCAGTGCTTTTGATGAGTGATTCACAGTACTATGATGGTGGAGAAGGGAATGGAAGTTTGCGGATGTTTTCAAAATGTGAAGTTAACTTGCAGCTGCTTGGTCACTCTTCACTGATAATATGGGCAGCACtttggttcagtggttagcactgatgtctCACAGTAtaagggacccaagtttgattccaccctcgggtgcctGTTtccatggagtttgcacatcttccttgcgtgtgtgtctgtgtaggggGGTGGTTTCCgacaggtgctccagtttcctccacattctaaaaatgtgtaggttaaggtggactgaccatgcaaACTTGCCCACAgtgttccagggatgtgcaggtttggtggattagcacTGGTAAATGTTGGAtaaggttggtgggggggggggtgcgggatggttgggtgtgagtggaatgctcttcggagggttagtGTAAACTGGATGaaccaagtggcctgtttccacacttatgattctatgaatatctttttatttcagattatttGAATTCATCAATTTCTCTCTGTGAAAGGCATTCTGTAAATTCTGACAGTTATTAGCTAACTCTCAATTCTGCCAATCTGAACACAGTTAGAAGCAAAAGGAATGCTTGCATCAGAAACCGTCCAATTTGGCATCATTACATTCCTCCTTACTTAAACAATAAATTTCCAAATTGCTGCTGGGTTCTTCCAGTGCTGATTATGTAACCctgcacaacaatgtctcttgaTGGGAATAAGTGGTCAACATGACAATCATTTTCTCACCCAATGTTAGATTTATGGCTTCTTCTATGATTCCAAAGACACAGAGACACATCAGTGCATGAACTCTCCAGAAATGTGCCTCTGTGGATAGAGTTGTCTTTTTCTGATTGGTTTGAATGACACAGAAGAAGGATTGAACAGAAATTGAAGAAAGAAAGGACCCAAGTCAAATATGCTACAGATATTGCTGTGCTTGCCATTTTGATAACAGTCTTTTTCTTGCTCTTTACAGTGAACTTAGTAACGATCTGGATTCTATCCCAGGGAAGGTGTGGTCTTTCTAAATGCATCACTTTGTACTTAATGGCCATGGCAGTGGCTGATCTGTTGGTGGCAATTACAGAAGTGATACTGAATCGCTCTGTTTCCTTTTACTTCCCAAAAAATTCCCTAAAAACAACACCAGGGTGCAGCACTCTCATTGTCCTGATCTGTGCAGTGAGGGACACTTCTGTCTGGTTAACAGTCGCTTTCACACTTGATCGATTCATAGCGATTTGTTGCCAAAAACTGAAATTAAGATATTGCGTCCCGAGGACAGCAGCTGTGGCAATGACAGTGGTAACTCCTGTGTTTTTTCTGAAGAACATTCCCTGGTTTTTCAGCTTCGAACCGGTCTACATTATTGACAACATACCATGGCAGTGCCAGTCAAAACCCATATTTTACACGTCGCATGTCTGGGTTGCTTATGATTGGCTCCATCGGATCCTAAACCCATTCTTGCcgtttttctttattttgctttttaatgCTCTGACAGTCAGACACATTTTATTGGCTAATAAAGTGCGAAAAGGATTGTTATCCAAACAAGGAGGAGAACAGGTGGATGTGGAAATGGAAAATCGGAGGAAGTCCATGATTTTACTCTTTGCCATATCGGGTAGCTTTATTGCCCTGTGGATGCCCTATGTCATTAATTTCCTTCATTACCGAATTGCAAAGACCTATTATTACACAGACGCAAATGCTCCTGGCTATATTCTCCAGCAGATGGGTTATCTGTTCCAACTTTCCAGCTGCTGTACAAACACCTGCATTTATGTTGTAACTCAGGCGAAATTCAGGGAGGAATTGAAGAAGATGTTCAGAACTCCATGTCAGCTCTTTGTTAAATAACCTGAATAAAATACAGGAGTCAGTCGAGAACTAACTCATTTGGTAAACGGCGCACATTCTGTCTGTGGCACAGAGTCTGAACGCAAATATCATTTTGTAACTATATAGTTTGATTCTTGGCCATACACATTGGAACTGTGAGGTCTATCATCACAGAGACATCGGGGTCTACAGCAccgaaaaagacccttcagcccatcaagcctgtgttggtcaaaaacaagcaccaaATCATTCTAATCCATCATGTGACATCTTTACCAATCTTGGTTACAATCTGCAGTAATATCAAATGTAACTTAATTGCAGCCCAAGCACATTCCTTTATTGACACAAAAATCTTCCTCTGGTAACAGAATTTAGAACTGTTTTAATACAGCTCATGGAATCCATATTCTAGGAGGGAAGTAATAGCAGTGGAGAGGAAGTTGAGGAAATTTACTGGGATGTtccctgggctggagagtttcagttattaGGAAAGATTGGAtgaactgggattgttttccttaaaCCAGAGGAAATTGAGTAggaacatgattgaggtgtataaaattaggAGGGTCAAGGGTAGAGATGACCGGAAGGAACTTTCTCCTCCCAGGTGAAAGAATTAATgatcaggggcatagatttaaggtaagtggCAGGTGATTTAGAAGGGATGTGAGCAAAGATTTTTTTCACCCAAGATGAGGTGCGAATCATTGTCTGGAAGGGCGTTAGAGACTGAAGTCCTCATAATGTTGACGACATTTCTGGATGTGCACTTGTATTGCCAAAGCATACAGGTCTATGGACCACattgtggaaaatgggattaaaacaATTAAATGATAGTTTATGACCGATGTGgacattagaacattacagcacagtacaggcccttcggccttcgatgttaaTTGAtatggaattgatgggctgaaatgCCTTTTATTGCACTGTGGGCACAATAGAAAGTGCATTGTTTCTTGATCCGCTCTCCACAAGAACAACTCATTAACTCTGTCTCCCCCAGCATTTTCTCAATAGACCTGCATTTCTAAAGATCCATTGCATTTCAATTCAGACCATCCCTTGCTGTAGGCAGGACTGTCCACATCTCATGCGACTGCTGCATTGAAACAATTTTCCCTTGCATGGAATTGAGCTTTCTACCATTCTCTTGAAATCAGGCATGACTGGTTTtccaaccctccattccaggggACAATGTTTTCCTCAACACTTCCACCCTGCTCCTGATCCCActtgaattagaacatagaacatagaacatagaacatagaacagtacagcacagaacaggcccttcagcccacgatgctgtgccgaccattgatcctcatgtatgcacgctcaaatttctgtgaccatatgcatgtccagcagtctcttaaatgaccccaatgaccttgcttccacaactgctgctggcaatgcattccatgctctcacaactctctgtgtaaagaacccgcctctgacatcccctctatactttcctc
It contains:
- the LOC125448809 gene encoding probable G-protein coupled receptor 139, translating into MYEYFVDYVYAFYYPVLAAIGVPVNLVTIWILSQGRCGLSKCITLYLMAMAVADLLVAITEVILNRSVSFYFPKNSLKTTPGCSTLIVLICAVRDTSVWLTVAFTLDRFIAICCQKLKLRYCVPRTAAVAMTVVTPVFFLKNIPWFFSFEPVYIIDNIPWQCQSKPIFYTSHVWVAYDWLHRILNPFLPFFFILLFNALTVRHILLANKVRKGLLSKQGGEQVDVEMENRRKSMILLFAISGSFIALWMPYVINFLHYRIAKTYYYTDANAPGYILQQMGYLFQLSSCCTNTCIYVVTQAKFREELKKMFRTPCQLFVK